The following proteins come from a genomic window of Pseudomonas sp. WJP1:
- a CDS encoding enoyl-CoA hydratase yields the protein MNETYVDHPLTGVARIHLNRPEARNALNQAVREQLAEHFSVLGVDPEVRCILLTGGDQVFAAGADIRDMAERGAIDMLLRQTQRLWAAIAECPKPVIAAVNGFALGGGCELAMHADLIVAGRSARFGQPEIRVGIMPGAGGTQRLTRAVGKFQAMRMLLTGLPVSADEALRMGLASEVVEDDQVQARALELATQIAGMPPLAVMQIKEVLLAGQDASLDTALMLERKAFQLLFDSADQKEGMRAFLEKRQPVYSGN from the coding sequence ATGAACGAAACCTATGTCGATCACCCTTTGACGGGCGTGGCGCGGATCCACCTCAACCGACCTGAGGCGCGCAATGCGCTGAACCAGGCGGTCCGTGAGCAACTGGCGGAACACTTCAGCGTGCTGGGCGTCGATCCTGAAGTGCGTTGCATCCTGCTCACCGGCGGTGACCAGGTGTTCGCCGCCGGCGCGGATATTCGCGACATGGCTGAGCGCGGTGCCATCGACATGCTCCTGCGCCAGACGCAACGGCTGTGGGCGGCAATCGCCGAGTGCCCGAAACCGGTGATCGCGGCGGTCAATGGCTTCGCCCTGGGTGGCGGCTGTGAATTGGCGATGCATGCCGACTTGATCGTCGCCGGCCGCAGCGCCCGTTTTGGTCAGCCAGAAATCCGTGTCGGCATCATGCCCGGTGCCGGCGGAACCCAGCGCCTGACCCGTGCGGTCGGCAAGTTCCAGGCGATGCGCATGCTGCTCACCGGCCTGCCGGTCAGCGCCGATGAGGCCCTGCGCATGGGCCTGGCCAGTGAGGTGGTGGAGGACGACCAGGTGCAGGCACGTGCTCTGGAACTGGCCACGCAGATTGCCGGCATGCCGCCATTGGCCGTGATGCAGATCAAGGAAGTCTTGCTGGCAGGCCAGGACGCCTCGCTGGACACCGCGCTGATGCTGGAGCGCAAGGCCTTCCAGCTGCTCTTTGATTCCGCCGACCAGAAGGAGGGCATGCGCGCCTTCCTCGAGAAACGCCAGCCGGTCTATTCGGGGAACTGA
- a CDS encoding ABC transporter substrate-binding protein — protein MKNRKSLLASLLTLGLLVGSAGSQAAGWCESGRPVKFAGLNWESGMLLTDIMMIVLKEGYGCATDQLVGNTIILETALAGNDIQVFGEEWMERSEVWKKAAAAGKVVGVGAPIVGATQGWYVPRYVVEGDAKRKRPAQAPDLRTVADLSRYPGIFRDSEEPSKGRFYNCPAGWICEQDNTEMLKEYGLENTFTNFRPGTGAALDAAVLSSYKRGEPVLFYYWSPTPLMGQVDAIRLEEKTGANKDVVTMVGLSKAFHDQAPELVAVLEKVNIPIDLLNQNLARMTRERIESPKLARMFLKEYPQVWHAWVDEAAARKIEAAL, from the coding sequence ATGAAAAACAGGAAGAGTTTGCTGGCTTCGTTGCTCACCCTTGGCTTGCTCGTTGGCAGTGCCGGCAGCCAGGCCGCAGGGTGGTGTGAATCGGGCCGGCCTGTGAAGTTTGCCGGTCTGAACTGGGAGAGCGGGATGCTCCTCACCGACATCATGATGATCGTGCTCAAGGAAGGTTATGGCTGTGCAACGGATCAGTTGGTGGGTAACACCATCATTCTCGAGACTGCCCTGGCCGGCAACGATATTCAAGTGTTTGGCGAAGAGTGGATGGAGCGCAGCGAGGTCTGGAAGAAGGCCGCGGCAGCCGGCAAGGTGGTCGGGGTGGGTGCGCCGATCGTCGGTGCGACCCAGGGCTGGTATGTGCCGCGTTATGTCGTGGAGGGGGACGCCAAACGCAAGCGGCCGGCGCAGGCGCCCGACCTCAGGACGGTCGCCGACCTGAGCAGGTACCCGGGTATTTTTCGCGATTCGGAGGAGCCCTCCAAAGGCCGGTTCTACAACTGCCCCGCGGGCTGGATTTGTGAACAGGACAATACCGAGATGTTGAAAGAGTATGGCCTTGAAAACACCTTCACGAACTTCCGCCCGGGCACCGGTGCGGCATTGGATGCCGCTGTGCTGTCCAGCTACAAGCGCGGCGAACCGGTGCTGTTCTACTACTGGTCACCGACTCCGTTGATGGGCCAGGTCGATGCGATAAGGCTGGAGGAAAAGACCGGCGCCAACAAGGACGTGGTCACCATGGTCGGGCTCTCCAAGGCGTTTCATGACCAGGCGCCCGAGCTGGTCGCGGTGCTGGAAAAGGTCAATATTCCCATCGATCTGCTGAACCAGAACCTGGCGAGGATGACCCGCGAGCGCATCGAGTCACCCAAGCTGGCCAGGATGTTCCTCAAGGAGTACCCGCAGGTGTGGCACGCCTGGGTCGATGAGGCGGCGGCGCGAAAAATCGAGGCAGCGCTCTAG
- a CDS encoding IclR family transcriptional regulator, protein MTKPTPFDTELDQQDLEQDRQFVTALARGLELLRCFRPGERLLGNQELVVRSGLPKATVSRLTYTLVRLGYLQYNASMGKYALDTGVLALGYAHLSGLDIRRAARPLMAELAEQTQTSVSLGARDRLSMVYIDNCQGSGPLTLRLDIGARIPLATTAMGRAYLAALPEQERDLLLDQLRARDQEQWPAIREQLEKAFRQYQDQGFCLSLGGWEKDINAVGVPLIKPDGSGVVAFSCGGPAFALRQHMLEDDLGPRLSHMVRNVQANLGRQYQ, encoded by the coding sequence ATGACCAAGCCCACGCCTTTCGACACCGAACTCGACCAGCAAGACCTGGAGCAGGACCGCCAGTTCGTCACCGCCCTCGCCCGTGGCCTGGAGCTGTTGCGCTGCTTTCGCCCGGGCGAGCGTTTGCTGGGCAATCAGGAGCTGGTCGTGCGCAGTGGCTTGCCCAAGGCCACGGTGTCGCGCCTGACCTACACCCTGGTGCGCCTGGGTTACCTGCAATACAACGCCAGCATGGGCAAGTACGCCCTCGACACCGGCGTGCTTGCCCTCGGCTACGCGCACCTCAGCGGGCTGGACATTCGCCGGGCGGCACGACCGCTGATGGCCGAACTCGCCGAGCAGACCCAGACTTCGGTGTCCCTCGGCGCGCGCGATCGCCTGAGCATGGTCTACATCGACAACTGCCAGGGCAGCGGCCCGTTGACCCTGCGCCTGGACATCGGCGCCCGCATTCCCCTGGCGACCACTGCCATGGGCCGCGCCTATCTCGCCGCCTTGCCGGAACAGGAGCGCGATCTGCTGCTCGATCAACTGCGCGCCCGCGACCAGGAGCAATGGCCGGCCATCCGCGAACAACTGGAAAAAGCCTTCCGCCAGTACCAGGACCAGGGCTTCTGCCTGTCCCTCGGTGGCTGGGAAAAGGACATCAACGCCGTTGGCGTTCCATTGATCAAACCCGACGGCTCCGGTGTCGTCGCCTTCAGCTGCGGTGGCCCGGCATTCGCCCTGCGCCAGCACATGCTGGAGGACGACCTGGGGCCACGCCTTTCGCACATGGTGCGCAATGTCCAGGCCAATCTGGGCCGACAATACCAATAA
- a CDS encoding acyl-CoA dehydrogenase family protein: MINDQETLNLLLDNLSRFVRERLVPAESEVAETDRIPRHIVDEMRALGLFGLCIPQEYDGLGLSMEEEVLVAFELGKTSPAFRSLIGTNNGIGSQGLIIDGTEEQKQRYLPRMAAGELIGSFALTEPGAGSDAASLSTRAVREGDFYVLNGTKRFITNAPQAGIFTVMARTSSEIKGAGGISAFIVEAGTPGLSLGKIDQKMGQKGAHTCDVIFENCRIPAANLIGGVEGIGFKTAMKVLDKGRLHIAAICVGAAERMLDDALTYALERKQFGQPLAEFQLIQAMFADSQADIYAARCMVIDAARKRDLKQDVSMEASCCKMFASEMCGRVADRAVQIFGGAGYVSEYGIERFYRDVRLFRIYEGTTQIQQLVIARHLIRRAGLK, from the coding sequence ATGATCAACGATCAGGAAACACTCAACCTGCTGCTCGACAATCTGTCGCGCTTCGTCCGCGAGCGCCTGGTGCCCGCCGAGTCCGAAGTCGCGGAAACCGACCGGATTCCCCGGCACATCGTCGATGAGATGCGCGCACTGGGCCTGTTCGGCCTGTGCATCCCGCAGGAATACGACGGCCTCGGCCTGAGCATGGAAGAGGAAGTCCTGGTCGCTTTCGAACTGGGCAAGACTTCGCCTGCGTTCCGTTCCCTGATCGGCACCAACAACGGCATTGGCTCCCAGGGCCTGATCATCGACGGCACCGAAGAGCAGAAACAGCGCTACCTGCCGCGGATGGCCGCCGGCGAACTGATCGGCTCGTTCGCCCTCACTGAACCGGGCGCGGGTTCCGACGCTGCCTCGCTGTCCACCCGTGCCGTGCGCGAGGGGGATTTCTACGTCCTCAACGGCACCAAGCGCTTCATCACCAACGCCCCGCAAGCCGGCATTTTCACGGTAATGGCCCGCACCAGCAGCGAGATCAAGGGCGCCGGCGGTATTTCCGCGTTCATCGTCGAGGCCGGTACGCCGGGGCTGTCGCTGGGCAAGATCGACCAGAAGATGGGCCAGAAAGGCGCGCACACCTGCGATGTCATCTTTGAAAACTGCCGTATCCCTGCCGCCAACCTGATCGGTGGCGTGGAAGGTATCGGCTTCAAGACAGCCATGAAAGTCCTCGACAAGGGCCGCCTGCACATTGCCGCCATTTGCGTCGGTGCGGCCGAACGCATGCTCGACGATGCGCTGACTTACGCTCTGGAGCGCAAGCAGTTCGGCCAGCCGCTGGCCGAGTTCCAGTTGATCCAGGCGATGTTCGCCGACAGCCAGGCGGACATCTACGCCGCCCGCTGCATGGTCATCGACGCCGCACGCAAGCGCGATCTCAAGCAGGACGTGTCCATGGAAGCGTCGTGCTGCAAGATGTTCGCCTCGGAAATGTGCGGCCGCGTGGCCGATCGCGCCGTGCAGATCTTCGGCGGTGCCGGTTACGTCAGCGAATACGGCATCGAGCGCTTCTACCGCGATGTCCGCCTGTTCCGCATCTACGAAGGCACCACACAGATCCAGCAACTGGTGATTGCCCGCCACCTGATTCGTCGCGCGGGGCTCAAATAA
- a CDS encoding Rieske (2Fe-2S) protein, producing MKRLIEIPANRLPAEGQRVLLRHEETSVLLFNIAGTLHAIDESCPHSGASLFAGKLHGNMLQCPAHGLRFNLEKGCPGAKGMEVRTYPVSSHDEVCIVDLSEATTG from the coding sequence ATGAAACGACTAATAGAAATCCCGGCGAACCGCCTTCCCGCCGAAGGACAGCGCGTCCTGCTACGCCATGAAGAAACGTCAGTGCTGCTGTTCAATATCGCCGGCACCTTGCATGCCATCGACGAGAGTTGCCCGCACAGCGGCGCATCCCTGTTCGCCGGCAAACTGCATGGGAACATGCTGCAGTGCCCGGCCCATGGACTGCGGTTCAACCTGGAAAAGGGTTGCCCGGGCGCGAAGGGAATGGAGGTAAGGACTTATCCCGTCAGCTCCCACGACGAGGTGTGTATCGTGGATCTGTCCGAGGCCACAACGGGCTGA
- a CDS encoding HalD/BesD family halogenase, with translation MTTLPSKPAPALGDLIDLARYPITDRTNPAYLALVARSQSLLGQEGVAIFPGFIRDESVAAMADQTLALHPRMFHFREKHTVYFKPQEEGVDPGHPLQRLMETEKDTVAYADIPGDNLIRQIYQSDEVLTFIRDVLNLETLYRHADPLAALNLQGFTAGQQLGWHFDRSDFSVTLSLQAAAAGGDFEYVRMLRNEHDDCYDAVRQFLDEPQTQQIEVLPQVPGTLTLFRGRYSLHRVTPVQGERLRLNAVFAYVDQPNVEFSAYARQLFYGRTTVDPLV, from the coding sequence ATGACCACCCTGCCTAGCAAACCTGCACCAGCCCTTGGCGATTTGATCGATCTTGCGCGTTACCCCATTACCGACCGCACCAACCCCGCTTATCTGGCACTGGTTGCCCGCAGTCAGTCGTTGCTGGGACAAGAAGGCGTTGCGATATTTCCGGGTTTCATTCGCGATGAATCGGTCGCGGCGATGGCGGATCAAACCCTCGCACTGCACCCGCGCATGTTTCATTTTCGGGAAAAACATACGGTCTACTTCAAGCCCCAGGAGGAAGGCGTTGACCCAGGGCATCCGCTGCAGCGCTTGATGGAGACGGAAAAAGACACGGTCGCCTACGCTGACATTCCCGGCGACAACTTGATCCGGCAGATTTACCAATCGGACGAGGTGCTGACGTTCATCCGGGATGTGTTGAACCTGGAGACGCTTTATCGTCACGCCGATCCCCTGGCAGCCCTTAACCTGCAGGGCTTCACGGCAGGGCAGCAATTGGGCTGGCATTTTGATCGTTCCGACTTCAGCGTCACGCTGTCCCTCCAGGCGGCGGCCGCCGGCGGGGATTTCGAGTATGTGCGCATGCTGCGCAATGAACACGACGATTGCTACGACGCGGTCAGGCAGTTCCTCGATGAGCCGCAAACTCAGCAGATAGAGGTGTTGCCTCAAGTACCCGGTACCCTGACATTGTTCCGCGGCCGCTATTCATTGCACCGAGTGACGCCGGTGCAAGGGGAGAGGTTGCGGCTCAACGCGGTGTTCGCCTACGTGGACCAGCCCAATGTCGAATTCAGTGCCTATGCCCGCCAGTTGTTCTACGGACGCACCACCGTCGATCCCCTGGTTTGA
- a CDS encoding LysR family transcriptional regulator — protein sequence MRLTLDHLVMLQTLSQVDSITAVAERLWLTPSAVSHRIREAERRLGVSLTERSGGKLRLSPAGVRLERAAKDIIAILNEAESEARSMAGGVTAFVRMGVTSYGPFRWIPKFIKHYSSLRPDIEITLVTVPRDDVYASLMQGRLDVSIIDDGMVPSGVAKLPLFRDDLIAIMATDHPLAQRRNIYAEDFKTYNLVTYSTDRASGWEYDRFFAPASILPRRMITVELIEAIVELVRSGYGISILQRDLVTPSLERGELAWAALNDGLDIAWNAIVRPSEREDSEVNKMVTELDTWIKQAGNPGHG from the coding sequence ATGAGACTCACGCTGGATCACCTTGTGATGCTGCAAACCCTGTCCCAAGTCGATTCGATTACGGCGGTGGCCGAGCGTTTATGGCTGACACCCTCTGCCGTCAGTCACCGCATCCGTGAAGCGGAGCGGCGGCTGGGTGTGAGCCTGACGGAAAGGTCCGGCGGCAAATTGAGACTCAGCCCTGCGGGCGTGCGCCTGGAGCGAGCCGCCAAGGACATCATCGCCATTCTGAATGAAGCCGAGTCCGAAGCCAGGTCCATGGCCGGCGGTGTCACGGCCTTTGTGCGCATGGGGGTCACCTCCTACGGCCCGTTCCGCTGGATTCCGAAATTCATCAAGCATTACTCGAGCCTTCGACCGGATATCGAAATAACCCTGGTGACCGTGCCCCGCGATGATGTTTACGCGAGCCTGATGCAAGGGCGGCTTGATGTGTCCATCATCGATGACGGCATGGTGCCCAGCGGGGTGGCAAAACTGCCGCTGTTTCGCGACGACCTGATCGCGATCATGGCCACCGACCATCCGCTTGCGCAAAGAAGGAACATCTACGCCGAAGACTTCAAGACCTACAACCTGGTGACGTACTCGACCGATCGCGCCAGTGGCTGGGAATACGATCGATTCTTCGCCCCCGCGAGCATCTTGCCGCGGCGCATGATCACGGTTGAGTTGATCGAAGCCATCGTCGAACTGGTTCGCTCAGGCTACGGCATCAGCATCTTGCAACGCGATCTGGTGACCCCCAGCCTTGAGCGTGGGGAACTGGCCTGGGCGGCCCTGAACGACGGCCTTGATATCGCCTGGAACGCTATCGTTCGCCCCTCAGAGCGGGAAGACAGCGAGGTCAACAAAATGGTGACAGAGCTGGACACCTGGATTAAACAGGCTGGAAATCCTGGCCACGGCTAA
- a CDS encoding class I adenylate-forming enzyme family protein — translation MLTREDVLAGQPDYLHQILDRHPPRHDDAPALFESGQTLSYGQLREAVAMLADQFERDGIRAGDRVMLVAENSGLLVASLLALSRLNAWSVVVNARLSAGEIENIRVHCSARRVLFGSAVSRDAAAHAERAGAEPRMSDCLGSYHLGPLNGDCQPEVVENDPSRQVAVMIYTTGTTGAPKGVMLTHRNLLYIAHSASLLRQLCSQDRVYAVLPISHVYGLSAVCLASLFAGAALQLEARFDPQELARALRDDGITLMQGVPTMYARLLELADAGQLELFAPQLRFMYAGGSPLDMTLKNAVEQRFGLTLHNGYGLTESSPTVSQTRIDAPRSDTSIGLPIPGLDIRLMNNDRDACVAQGEVGELWIRGPNVMKGYYQSPEKTKEVLTADGWLNTGDLARQDSDGALFIAGRSKELIIRSGFNVYPPEVEAVIAAFPGVVIAAVVGRPVEGNEEVVAFLQVAHRESFDTTALKTFLAERLSPYKRPSKIHVLDSLPATASGKILKHQLKQQAQAL, via the coding sequence ATGCTGACCCGTGAAGATGTACTTGCCGGCCAGCCCGATTACCTGCACCAGATCCTCGACCGCCATCCGCCCCGTCACGACGATGCGCCGGCGCTATTCGAGAGCGGACAGACACTCAGCTACGGCCAATTGCGCGAGGCGGTCGCGATGCTGGCCGACCAGTTCGAACGCGACGGTATTCGCGCTGGCGACAGGGTCATGCTGGTCGCAGAGAACAGCGGTTTACTGGTGGCGTCCCTGCTCGCACTCAGTCGCCTGAACGCCTGGTCCGTGGTCGTCAATGCGCGATTGTCGGCGGGTGAGATCGAAAACATTCGCGTCCATTGCAGCGCCCGTCGGGTCTTGTTCGGCAGTGCTGTATCGAGGGATGCCGCCGCCCATGCCGAGCGCGCTGGCGCCGAGCCGCGCATGTCGGACTGCCTGGGCAGCTACCACCTCGGACCGCTGAATGGGGACTGCCAGCCTGAAGTGGTAGAAAACGACCCATCGCGCCAGGTCGCGGTCATGATCTACACCACCGGTACCACCGGCGCGCCCAAAGGCGTCATGCTGACCCACCGCAACCTGCTTTACATTGCCCACTCCGCCAGCCTGCTGCGCCAGCTGTGCAGCCAGGACCGTGTCTACGCGGTGCTGCCGATTTCTCACGTTTATGGCTTGTCGGCAGTCTGCCTCGCCAGCCTGTTCGCCGGCGCAGCGCTGCAACTGGAAGCGCGCTTCGACCCACAAGAACTGGCCCGCGCCCTGCGTGATGACGGCATTACCTTGATGCAAGGCGTTCCGACCATGTACGCCAGGCTGCTTGAGTTGGCGGATGCCGGCCAACTCGAGTTGTTCGCGCCGCAATTGCGCTTCATGTATGCCGGTGGTTCGCCCCTGGACATGACCCTCAAGAACGCAGTCGAACAGCGCTTCGGCCTGACGCTGCACAATGGCTACGGCCTGACCGAAAGCTCGCCCACGGTCAGCCAGACGCGCATCGACGCCCCGCGCAGCGATACCTCCATCGGCCTGCCGATTCCCGGCCTGGACATTCGCCTGATGAACAACGATCGCGACGCCTGCGTAGCGCAGGGCGAAGTCGGCGAGCTGTGGATACGCGGTCCCAATGTGATGAAGGGCTATTACCAATCGCCTGAAAAGACCAAAGAGGTCCTGACGGCAGACGGCTGGCTCAACACCGGCGACCTGGCGCGCCAGGACAGCGATGGCGCGCTCTTCATCGCCGGGCGCAGCAAGGAGTTGATCATCCGTTCCGGGTTCAACGTGTATCCCCCCGAGGTCGAAGCCGTCATAGCAGCCTTTCCGGGCGTGGTGATCGCGGCTGTCGTCGGCCGTCCGGTGGAAGGTAACGAAGAGGTCGTGGCATTCCTTCAGGTCGCCCATCGCGAGTCGTTCGATACGACTGCCTTGAAGACCTTCCTGGCCGAACGCCTTTCTCCCTACAAACGCCCAAGCAAAATTCACGTGCTCGACAGCCTGCCCGCCACCGCGTCGGGCAAGATCCTCAAGCATCAACTCAAGCAACAGGCGCAAGCGCTTTAA